One genomic segment of Streptomyces niveus includes these proteins:
- a CDS encoding rhomboid family intramembrane serine protease — MINWRAAAGAPVVTYGLIGLCALAFLTSPLSGFNAAYGTGDALLAAQSAYFERWGVIPDELMRGDSHALLTPLTALFVHGSWLHLLGNLLFLYVFGAMAEERMGRVRFTLFYLVCGYLALLAYAAANADSDQTLVGASGAISGVLGAFLCLLPSARVTSLFPFLFFLPLRFPAWIVLIFWFALQWLAAHNAKPGPGVAYLAHLVGFALGFVAAWVLFRRTARVKFRSAATEGERQP; from the coding sequence ATGATCAATTGGCGCGCGGCGGCCGGTGCGCCGGTCGTGACCTACGGTCTGATCGGCCTGTGCGCTCTGGCCTTCCTGACCAGCCCGCTCTCGGGGTTCAACGCCGCGTACGGAACGGGCGACGCCCTGCTCGCCGCGCAGAGCGCGTACTTCGAGCGCTGGGGGGTGATCCCCGACGAGCTGATGCGCGGTGACTCCCACGCGCTCCTCACCCCTCTCACCGCGCTCTTCGTCCACGGAAGCTGGCTCCATCTGCTGGGAAACCTGCTCTTCCTCTACGTCTTCGGGGCGATGGCCGAGGAGCGGATGGGACGGGTGCGGTTCACCCTCTTCTATCTCGTCTGCGGCTATCTCGCCCTGCTCGCCTACGCGGCGGCGAACGCGGACTCCGACCAGACCCTGGTGGGCGCGTCGGGCGCGATCTCCGGTGTGCTCGGCGCCTTCCTCTGTCTCCTTCCCAGTGCGCGCGTCACCAGCCTCTTTCCGTTCCTTTTCTTCCTGCCGCTGCGCTTTCCCGCCTGGATCGTCCTGATCTTCTGGTTCGCCCTCCAGTGGCTGGCGGCCCACAACGCGAAGCCGGGTCCGGGCGTCGCCTATCTGGCGCATCTGGTGGGCTTCGCTCTCGGCTTCGTCGCCGCGTGGGTGCTTTTCCGCCGTACGGCTAGAGTGAAGTTCCGTTCCGCGGCCACCGAGGGAGAACGTCAACCGTGA
- a CDS encoding aminotransferase class V-fold PLP-dependent enzyme → MSVPTDALDRTSTDRPLPVLGCDVTVPLVTGGEVTYAALDYAASAPALRRVWDDVAAYAPYYGSVHRGAGYLSQLSTDLFENSRRTVAGFLGCREDDQVVFTRSTTDSLNLLAAALPAGCEVFVFETEHHASLLPWRDARVSYLDAPRTSAEAVATLERALAGRDPKGPALVCVTGASNVTGELWPVRELAAAAHAHGARIVLDAAQLAPHHPVDIAELDVDWVAFSGHKLYAPFGSGVLAGRADWLRESEPYLAGGGASRKVARRADGGVDVEWHTTAARHEAGSPNVIGVYAIASACKALTDAGFDRLVERERELVARVRAGLAEVPEVRVLSLFGDDAPRVGVISFVVDGWNSSHFAAALSAEYGIGVRDGLFCAHPLVRTLLGGDTDDPGECGAPDAGPGERSLNAIRVSFGAGTPDEHVERFIGAVRELVRDGARWNYRTEDGRCVPDRG, encoded by the coding sequence ATGTCCGTACCCACCGACGCCCTCGACCGCACCAGCACCGACCGGCCGCTGCCCGTACTCGGATGTGATGTCACCGTCCCGCTGGTCACCGGCGGCGAAGTCACCTACGCCGCCCTCGACTACGCGGCCAGCGCCCCCGCCCTGCGGCGCGTCTGGGACGACGTCGCCGCCTACGCCCCGTACTACGGCAGCGTCCACCGCGGCGCCGGATACCTCTCGCAGCTCTCCACCGACCTCTTCGAGAACAGCCGCCGCACCGTCGCCGGTTTCCTCGGCTGTCGCGAGGACGACCAGGTCGTCTTCACCCGCTCCACCACCGACTCACTCAACCTGCTCGCCGCCGCGCTGCCCGCCGGCTGCGAGGTGTTCGTCTTCGAGACCGAGCACCACGCGTCGCTGCTGCCCTGGCGCGACGCCCGCGTCAGCTACCTCGACGCGCCGCGCACCTCGGCCGAAGCCGTCGCCACCCTGGAGCGCGCCCTCGCCGGCCGCGACCCGAAGGGCCCCGCGCTGGTGTGTGTCACCGGCGCGTCCAACGTGACCGGCGAGCTGTGGCCCGTACGCGAACTCGCCGCCGCCGCACACGCCCACGGCGCGCGCATCGTCCTCGACGCCGCTCAGCTCGCCCCGCACCACCCCGTCGACATCGCGGAGCTGGACGTGGACTGGGTGGCCTTCTCCGGGCACAAGCTCTACGCGCCGTTCGGCTCCGGTGTGCTCGCGGGCCGCGCCGACTGGCTGCGGGAGTCGGAGCCGTATCTCGCCGGTGGTGGCGCCAGCCGCAAGGTCGCGCGCCGCGCCGACGGCGGTGTGGACGTCGAGTGGCACACCACCGCGGCCCGGCACGAGGCCGGATCGCCGAACGTCATCGGTGTGTACGCGATCGCCTCGGCCTGCAAGGCGCTCACCGACGCGGGTTTCGACCGGCTCGTCGAGCGTGAGCGGGAACTGGTCGCGCGGGTGCGCGCGGGTCTCGCCGAGGTGCCCGAGGTGCGGGTGCTCTCGCTCTTCGGTGACGACGCCCCCCGGGTGGGCGTCATCTCCTTCGTCGTCGACGGCTGGAACAGCTCGCACTTCGCCGCCGCGCTCTCTGCGGAGTACGGCATCGGTGTACGGGACGGGCTGTTCTGCGCCCATCCCCTCGTCCGTACCCTGCTGGGCGGCGACACGGACGACCCGGGGGAGTGCGGCGCCCCGGACGCCGGTCCCGGTGAGAGGTCGCTCAACGCCATCCGGGTCAGCTTCGGGGCCGGTACGCCGGACGAGCACGTGGAGCGGTTCATCGGCGCGGTCAGGGAGCTGGTCCGCGACGGGGCGCGCTGGAACTACCGTACCGAGGACGGTCGTTGCGTCCCCGACCGCGGCTGA
- a CDS encoding C40 family peptidase, producing MASHRRPKQPSRARVTVLSATAAAAVALTSQAAQADPKPSKEDVKEKVDKLYHEAEAATEKHSGAEEKEKKLEKQVEAIQDKVARGQDELNELRTGLGSMASAQYRSGGIDPALQLFLSSDPDDYLDKASVLDQMGTKQVGALEKIQTKQRTLAQQRQEATLKLKDLADTRTELAKKKKDVQTKLNAANKLLNTLTAEERAQIQADDAERAARGNERANLGNETASSGRAAAALAAAKTQLGKPYISGAEGPNSYDCSGLTQWAYAQAGVSLTRTTYTQVNDGVKIGRGELAPGDLVFFSGLSHVGLYVGNGQVIHAPKPGTVVRYEAMEWAGSFQFGVRV from the coding sequence GTGGCGTCCCACCGTCGTCCCAAGCAGCCGAGCCGCGCCCGCGTGACCGTGCTCTCCGCGACCGCAGCCGCAGCTGTCGCCCTGACGTCCCAGGCCGCGCAGGCCGACCCCAAGCCGTCGAAGGAAGACGTCAAGGAGAAGGTCGACAAGCTCTACCACGAGGCCGAGGCGGCGACCGAGAAGCACAGCGGCGCCGAGGAGAAGGAAAAGAAGCTCGAGAAGCAGGTCGAGGCGATCCAGGACAAGGTCGCCCGCGGCCAGGACGAGCTCAACGAGCTGCGTACCGGCCTCGGTTCGATGGCCAGCGCCCAGTACCGCTCCGGCGGCATCGACCCGGCGCTCCAGCTCTTCCTCTCCTCCGACCCGGACGACTATCTGGACAAGGCCTCCGTGCTCGACCAGATGGGCACCAAGCAGGTCGGCGCCCTGGAGAAGATCCAGACCAAGCAGCGGACCCTCGCGCAGCAGCGCCAGGAGGCGACCCTCAAGCTGAAGGACCTCGCCGACACGCGCACGGAGCTGGCGAAGAAGAAGAAGGACGTCCAGACCAAGCTCAACGCGGCGAACAAGCTCCTCAACACGCTGACCGCCGAGGAGCGCGCGCAGATACAGGCGGACGACGCCGAGCGCGCGGCCCGCGGCAACGAGCGTGCCAACCTCGGCAACGAGACGGCCTCTTCGGGCCGTGCCGCCGCCGCGCTGGCCGCCGCCAAGACGCAGCTCGGCAAGCCGTACATCTCCGGCGCCGAGGGCCCCAACTCCTACGACTGCTCCGGGCTGACCCAGTGGGCCTACGCCCAGGCGGGCGTGAGCCTCACCCGGACCACCTACACGCAGGTCAACGACGGCGTGAAGATCGGCCGCGGCGAACTCGCCCCGGGCGACCTGGTCTTCTTCAGCGGACTGAGCCATGTCGGGCTGTACGTCGGCAACGGCCAGGTGATCCACGCCCCGAAGCCGGGCACCGTGGTGCGGTACGAGGCCATGGAGTGGGCCGGCAGCTTCCAGTTCGGCGTCCGCGTCTGA
- a CDS encoding NlpC/P60 family protein produces MVSHRRSPHPGHSRGTRVTVLSAAAVTAAAALGTAPASADPRDTTEATRSTVDRLYEEAEKATERYNKADERADTLRARVDRLRDSTARGQERVNRMRGALGSIAGAQYRSGGIDPALALLLSSDPDSYLGRAEALDRVSDRQALALRDIGQVQRKLGQQREEATKDLAELERSRAAVARHKRTVEAKLAEARRLLNSLPDAGRDADRASRSGRDGAPMSLGDQAPASARAAAAARAARGAVGLPYVWGANGPSGFDCSGLTQWAYAQAGVSLPRTSQAQRYAGQQVPLSEARPGDLVAYRDDASHIGMYMGNGQVVHAPYPGASVRYDPVGMMPVSSVTRV; encoded by the coding sequence GTGGTGTCCCACCGTCGTTCCCCACACCCCGGCCACAGCCGCGGCACCCGGGTCACAGTCCTCTCCGCCGCCGCGGTCACCGCGGCGGCCGCCCTCGGGACGGCGCCCGCGAGCGCGGACCCGCGGGACACGACCGAGGCGACCCGGTCGACCGTCGACCGGCTCTACGAGGAGGCCGAGAAGGCCACCGAGCGCTACAACAAGGCGGACGAGCGCGCCGACACGCTGCGCGCGCGGGTGGACCGGCTGCGGGACAGCACCGCGCGGGGCCAGGAACGGGTGAACCGGATGCGCGGCGCGCTCGGTTCGATCGCCGGCGCCCAGTACCGCTCGGGCGGCATCGACCCGGCGCTCGCGCTGCTGCTCTCCTCCGACCCGGACAGCTATCTCGGCCGGGCCGAGGCCCTCGACCGGGTGAGCGACCGTCAGGCCCTCGCGCTGCGCGACATCGGGCAGGTCCAGCGCAAGCTCGGCCAGCAGCGCGAGGAGGCCACCAAGGACCTCGCCGAGCTGGAACGCAGCCGGGCCGCCGTCGCCCGCCACAAGCGCACCGTCGAGGCCAAACTGGCCGAGGCGCGGCGGCTGCTGAACTCGCTGCCCGACGCCGGGAGGGACGCCGACCGGGCCTCGCGCTCGGGGCGCGACGGCGCCCCGATGTCGCTCGGCGACCAGGCGCCCGCGTCCGCCCGAGCGGCGGCGGCCGCACGCGCGGCCCGCGGCGCCGTCGGCCTGCCGTACGTGTGGGGCGCCAACGGCCCCTCGGGATTCGACTGTTCGGGCCTGACCCAGTGGGCGTACGCGCAGGCCGGGGTCTCGCTGCCACGCACCTCGCAGGCGCAGCGGTACGCCGGACAGCAGGTGCCGCTCTCCGAGGCGAGACCCGGCGACCTGGTCGCCTACCGGGACGACGCCAGCCACATCGGGATGTACATGGGCAACGGCCAGGTGGTCCACGCCCCCTACCCCGGCGCCTCGGTCCGCTACGACCCGGTCGGCATGATGCCCGTCTCGTCGGTCACCCGCGTCTAG
- the trpD gene encoding anthranilate phosphoribosyltransferase, protein MSSAVTPAGGDTLAARSWPGVLNPLLRGQDLDALDTAWAMDRIMSGEATDAQIAGFAVALRAKGETVDEVSGLVRAMYEHANTIEVPGATVDVVGTGGDLAKTVNISTMAAIVVAGAGGKVVKHGSRAASSASGASDVLEKLGVNLELTPQRVVEVVEEAGITFCFAVKFHPALRHAAKARKELGAQTTFNILGPLTNPARVRSQAVGVADIRMAPIVAGVLAERGNSSLVFRGDDGLDELTTTATSHVWVVRDGRVTEETFDPRDIGLELVPIEALRGADASYNADVARRLLAGETGPVRDAVLLNAAAALVALEPGDGTLNDQLAAGMARAAKAVDSGAANATLERWVSASNA, encoded by the coding sequence ATGAGCAGCGCTGTTACACCGGCCGGAGGCGACACCCTGGCGGCGCGTTCCTGGCCGGGGGTACTGAACCCGCTGCTGCGCGGCCAGGACCTCGACGCCCTCGACACGGCCTGGGCCATGGACCGCATCATGAGCGGCGAGGCCACCGACGCCCAGATCGCGGGCTTCGCCGTCGCGCTGCGCGCCAAGGGCGAGACCGTGGACGAGGTCTCGGGCCTGGTGCGCGCCATGTACGAGCACGCCAACACCATCGAGGTGCCCGGCGCCACGGTCGACGTCGTCGGCACCGGCGGCGACCTTGCCAAGACCGTCAACATCTCCACGATGGCGGCGATCGTGGTGGCCGGGGCGGGCGGCAAGGTCGTCAAGCACGGCAGCCGCGCGGCCTCCTCCGCGAGCGGCGCCTCCGACGTGCTGGAGAAGCTCGGCGTCAATCTGGAGCTGACGCCGCAGCGGGTCGTGGAGGTCGTCGAGGAGGCGGGCATCACCTTCTGCTTCGCGGTGAAGTTCCACCCGGCGCTGCGTCACGCGGCGAAGGCCCGCAAGGAGCTGGGCGCGCAGACCACGTTCAACATCCTGGGCCCGCTGACCAACCCGGCGCGGGTCCGCTCCCAGGCGGTCGGCGTGGCGGACATCCGGATGGCGCCGATCGTGGCCGGTGTGCTCGCCGAGCGGGGCAACTCCTCGCTGGTCTTCCGCGGCGACGACGGTCTGGACGAGCTGACGACGACGGCCACTTCACACGTATGGGTGGTTCGGGACGGCCGGGTGACCGAGGAGACCTTCGACCCCAGGGACATCGGTCTGGAGCTGGTCCCGATCGAGGCGCTGCGGGGTGCGGACGCCTCGTACAACGCGGATGTCGCGCGTCGGCTGCTGGCCGGCGAGACCGGCCCCGTAAGGGACGCGGTCCTGCTGAACGCGGCGGCGGCGCTGGTGGCGCTGGAGCCGGGCGACGGCACGCTGAACGACCAACTCGCGGCGGGCATGGCACGGGCGGCGAAGGCGGTCGACTCGGGCGCGGCGAACGCGACGCTGGAGCGATGGGTGTCGGCGAGCAACGCGTAA
- a CDS encoding Lrp/AsnC family transcriptional regulator, whose amino-acid sequence MITAIVLIKTSVDRIPEIAESIAALESVSEVFSVTGTYDLIAMVRVTRHDDLADVIPGSISKIPGVEATDTHVAFRTYSQHDLEAAFAIGLDA is encoded by the coding sequence GTGATCACCGCGATCGTGCTCATCAAGACCAGCGTCGACCGGATCCCCGAGATCGCCGAGTCGATCGCGGCGCTGGAGAGCGTCAGCGAGGTCTTCTCCGTCACCGGCACCTACGACCTGATCGCCATGGTCCGCGTCACCAGGCACGACGATCTGGCGGACGTCATCCCCGGCAGCATCAGCAAGATCCCGGGCGTCGAGGCCACGGACACGCACGTCGCGTTCCGTACGTACTCCCAGCACGACCTGGAAGCCGCCTTCGCGATCGGCCTCGACGCGTAA
- a CDS encoding NYN domain-containing protein, which produces MEQPASGAEPADAAGGDAEALDRPLPEGVRRRVVALVSDAFGGLTVTELPTQLRQYARFTPNRRARFAGNAMAAALESDAIFRQRIGERFAQADPELAAAVESGSPPPAADPMDVAAAAYVLRPVGWVKLVAAAGEEVQRADAERVDEENRRELERLREELAQARTTTKTETERLRTELDAARREAESAQRKLRGALSDVKRGEAALRRTAAEIETVRAEAAAQVSAAESETRRLKARLTEAESAVESSRRAAREGRSVEDMRLRLLLDTVLESAQGLRRELALPPAAAHPADLVDAVEPGRMSPKDVAARALSDMDPALLDQLLALPQAHLVVDGYNVTKTGYPTMPLEKQRLRLLGGLAMLAAQTGAEMTCVFDGAELAAPVLLAPPRGVRVLFSKPGVTADELIRQLVRAEPPGRPVVVVSTDREVADGVARAGARPVASALLLKRLSRV; this is translated from the coding sequence GTGGAGCAGCCCGCAAGTGGCGCTGAGCCGGCCGATGCTGCCGGCGGCGACGCCGAGGCGCTCGACAGGCCGCTGCCCGAGGGAGTCCGGCGCCGGGTCGTGGCGCTGGTCTCGGACGCCTTCGGCGGGCTGACCGTCACCGAACTGCCCACACAGCTACGACAGTACGCGCGCTTCACGCCGAACAGACGCGCCCGGTTCGCGGGCAACGCGATGGCGGCGGCCCTGGAGAGCGACGCGATCTTCCGGCAGCGCATCGGTGAGCGCTTCGCCCAGGCGGATCCCGAGCTGGCCGCGGCCGTGGAATCGGGCTCGCCGCCACCGGCCGCCGACCCCATGGACGTGGCCGCCGCCGCGTACGTCCTGCGTCCCGTCGGCTGGGTGAAGCTGGTGGCCGCCGCGGGCGAGGAGGTCCAGCGCGCCGACGCCGAGCGCGTCGACGAGGAGAACCGCCGCGAGCTGGAGCGGCTGCGCGAGGAACTGGCGCAGGCGCGCACCACGACGAAGACCGAGACGGAGCGCCTCCGTACGGAGCTGGACGCCGCCCGCAGGGAGGCCGAGTCCGCGCAGCGCAAGCTGCGCGGTGCCCTGAGCGATGTGAAGCGCGGCGAGGCCGCCCTGCGCCGTACGGCGGCCGAGATCGAGACGGTCCGGGCGGAGGCCGCGGCCCAGGTGTCCGCGGCGGAGAGCGAGACACGGCGCCTCAAGGCCCGGCTCACGGAGGCGGAGTCGGCGGTGGAGTCGAGCCGCCGGGCCGCCCGTGAGGGGCGCTCGGTGGAGGACATGCGGCTGCGGCTGCTGCTGGACACCGTCCTGGAGTCGGCGCAGGGGCTGCGGCGCGAGCTGGCGCTGCCGCCGGCCGCCGCGCACCCCGCCGATCTGGTGGACGCCGTGGAGCCCGGCCGGATGTCTCCCAAGGACGTCGCGGCCCGCGCGCTGTCCGACATGGACCCCGCGCTGCTGGACCAGTTGCTGGCACTGCCGCAGGCGCATCTGGTCGTGGACGGCTACAACGTCACCAAGACCGGCTATCCGACGATGCCGTTGGAGAAGCAGCGGCTGCGGCTGCTCGGCGGGCTCGCGATGCTCGCGGCACAGACCGGCGCCGAGATGACGTGTGTCTTCGACGGTGCCGAACTGGCCGCTCCCGTACTGCTCGCGCCGCCGCGCGGAGTGCGGGTGCTGTTCTCCAAACCGGGCGTGACGGCGGACGAGTTGATCCGCCAGCTCGTACGGGCGGAGCCGCCGGGGCGTCCCGTGGTGGTCGTCTCCACCGACCGCGAGGTCGCCGACGGGGTGGCGCGGGCCGGTGCGAGACCCGTGGCGTCCGCCTTGCTGCTGAAGCGGCTTTCGCGCGTCTAG
- a CDS encoding cytochrome b, with product MSTASDEKNRKAPAGERVADWADGRLGIYGAAKGMLRKVFPDHWSFMLGEVALWSFVVIILTGVYLTLFFHPSMNEIVYEGSYVPMHGVRMTEAYASTLDISFDVRGGLLIRQIHHWAALIFVAAMFVHMMRVFFTGAFRKPREINWVFGFLLFFLSLFTGLTGYSLPDDLLSGTGVRFAQGAILATPIVGTYISMFLFGGEFPGHDIVARFYSIHILILPGILLGLVVAHLILVFYHKHTQFAGPGKTNNNVVGAPFLPIYMAKAGGFFFLVFGVITIISAIATINPVWAIGPYRPDLVSTGAQPDWYLGFSEGLIRVMPGWELNFWGHTLVLGVFIPLMIFPLVLVALAVYPFIESWITGDKREHHILDRPRNAPTRTAFGVAWLTLYFILLIGGGNDIWATHFHLSINTITWFIRIAFFVGPVVAFVITKRICLGLQRRDAEKVLHGRESGIIKRLPHGEFVEIHQPLNQGDLHTLTAHEQYKPAEIGPTVDENGVQRKTSPAEKLRVKLNKGYYGEGSQIPKPTAEEYKEITSGHGHH from the coding sequence ATGAGTACTGCGTCTGACGAAAAGAACCGCAAGGCACCCGCCGGAGAGCGGGTAGCCGACTGGGCCGACGGCCGCCTCGGGATCTACGGCGCGGCCAAGGGCATGCTGCGGAAGGTCTTCCCGGACCACTGGTCGTTCATGCTGGGCGAGGTCGCCCTGTGGAGCTTCGTCGTCATCATCCTCACGGGTGTGTATCTGACGCTGTTCTTCCACCCGAGCATGAACGAGATCGTGTACGAGGGCAGTTACGTACCGATGCACGGTGTCCGGATGACCGAGGCGTACGCCTCGACGTTGGACATCAGCTTCGACGTCCGCGGTGGTCTGCTGATCCGGCAGATCCACCACTGGGCCGCACTGATCTTCGTGGCCGCGATGTTCGTGCACATGATGCGCGTGTTCTTCACGGGCGCGTTCCGCAAGCCCCGTGAGATCAACTGGGTGTTCGGCTTCCTGCTGTTCTTCCTGTCGCTGTTCACCGGACTCACCGGTTACTCGCTCCCGGACGACCTGCTGTCCGGCACCGGTGTCCGCTTCGCGCAGGGCGCGATCCTGGCCACGCCGATCGTGGGCACGTACATCTCGATGTTCCTGTTCGGCGGCGAGTTCCCCGGCCACGACATCGTGGCGCGGTTCTACTCCATCCACATCCTGATCCTGCCGGGCATCCTGCTCGGGCTCGTGGTGGCGCACCTGATCCTGGTCTTCTACCACAAGCACACGCAGTTCGCGGGTCCCGGCAAGACCAACAACAACGTGGTCGGCGCGCCGTTCCTGCCGATCTACATGGCCAAGGCCGGCGGGTTCTTCTTCCTGGTCTTCGGTGTCATCACGATCATCTCGGCCATCGCCACGATCAACCCGGTGTGGGCCATCGGCCCGTACCGCCCGGACCTGGTCTCCACCGGAGCACAGCCGGACTGGTATCTGGGCTTCTCCGAGGGTCTGATCCGGGTGATGCCCGGCTGGGAGCTCAACTTCTGGGGCCACACGCTCGTCCTGGGTGTGTTCATCCCGCTGATGATCTTCCCGCTGGTGCTGGTCGCCCTCGCGGTCTACCCGTTCATCGAGTCCTGGATCACCGGCGACAAGCGCGAGCACCACATCCTGGACCGGCCGCGCAACGCGCCGACCCGGACCGCCTTCGGTGTGGCGTGGCTGACCCTGTACTTCATCCTGCTCATCGGTGGCGGGAACGACATCTGGGCCACCCACTTCCACCTGTCGATCAACACGATCACCTGGTTCATCAGGATCGCGTTCTTCGTCGGCCCGGTCGTCGCGTTCGTGATCACCAAGCGGATCTGTCTGGGACTTCAGCGCCGCGACGCCGAGAAGGTGCTGCACGGACGCGAGTCCGGCATCATCAAGCGGCTGCCGCACGGTGAGTTCGTGGAGATCCACCAGCCGCTGAACCAGGGCGACCTGCACACGCTCACCGCTCACGAGCAGTACAAGCCGGCCGAGATCGGGCCGACCGTCGACGAGAACGGTGTCCAGCGCAAGACGTCCCCGGCGGAGAAGCTGCGGGTCAAGCTGAACAAGGGCTACTACGGCGAGGGAAGCCAGATCCCCAAGCCGACGGCCGAGGAGTACAAGGAGATCACGAGCGGCCACGGCCACCACTGA